A single window of Archangium gephyra DNA harbors:
- a CDS encoding tetratricopeptide repeat protein, translating to MSSNTAFTPDNVNARAHRLHQKAQESFERGDIRGALEGWRQAEELFRDGGDVGSRIAMLNNMAEMTVRYVDVSRGVELWRRAISLCEPIGDHPRQIAMIHSLAGVLIRQGDGAGGFALLEQGLALSEKTGDLRAQSGFLNSLGRFFSEQGDHARAIPLFQQALRMKEVLDDVKGKASVLDSMAGAMARQGDYPRAQGLWRQALELKKKLGDLGDMAATLDSLAWAAFQLGDLEHSRELRLEAMRLFAYLRQWPNLVSVLVGLNLDGAQETTGWLAQGLWLALRIPGVPAEQVLQLTVKLVHALPPGSELAPLLATTTLLLVDERGKLAPGWEALTRKAQQLLDVCGAVTYPDPEHRASLEALERLVGERGWLFPPHPWRA from the coding sequence ATGAGCTCCAACACGGCATTCACTCCGGACAATGTCAACGCCCGGGCCCACCGGCTTCACCAGAAGGCCCAGGAGTCGTTCGAGCGGGGGGACATCCGCGGCGCCCTCGAGGGCTGGCGGCAGGCCGAGGAGCTCTTCCGGGACGGCGGCGACGTGGGCTCACGTATCGCCATGCTCAACAACATGGCCGAGATGACCGTCCGGTACGTGGACGTCTCGCGAGGCGTCGAGCTGTGGCGGCGGGCGATCTCCCTCTGCGAACCGATAGGCGATCACCCACGCCAGATCGCCATGATCCACTCGCTGGCCGGCGTCCTGATACGGCAGGGCGACGGGGCGGGGGGCTTCGCGCTGCTGGAGCAGGGGCTCGCGCTCTCCGAGAAGACGGGTGACCTGCGCGCTCAGTCCGGCTTCCTCAACAGCCTGGGCCGCTTCTTCTCCGAGCAGGGAGACCACGCCCGCGCCATCCCGCTCTTCCAGCAGGCCCTCCGGATGAAGGAGGTGCTCGACGACGTGAAGGGCAAGGCCTCCGTCCTCGATAGCATGGCGGGTGCCATGGCCCGGCAGGGAGACTACCCCCGCGCCCAGGGACTCTGGCGGCAGGCGCTCGAGCTCAAGAAGAAGCTCGGTGACCTCGGAGACATGGCCGCCACCCTCGACAGCCTGGCCTGGGCCGCGTTCCAGCTGGGTGACCTGGAGCACAGCCGCGAGCTGCGGCTCGAGGCAATGAGGCTGTTCGCCTATTTGCGCCAGTGGCCCAACCTGGTCTCCGTCCTCGTCGGCCTGAATCTCGACGGCGCCCAGGAGACCACCGGCTGGCTGGCGCAGGGGCTCTGGTTGGCCCTCCGCATTCCGGGAGTGCCCGCCGAGCAGGTGCTGCAGCTCACCGTGAAGCTCGTCCATGCGCTCCCACCCGGCTCGGAGCTGGCGCCACTGCTGGCCACCACCACCCTGCTGCTCGTCGACGAGCGAGGAAAGCTCGCTCCCGGGTGGGAGGCGCTCACCCGCAAGGCCCAGCAACTGCTCGACGTCTGCGGCGCGGTGACCTATCCCGACCCTGAGCATCGAGCCAGCCTCGAGGCCCTGGAGCGGCTGGTGGGCGAGCGGGGCTGGCTCTTCCCGCCTCACCCCTGGCGGGCCTGA
- a CDS encoding APC family permease, with amino-acid sequence MDEQHEAAPRIVVEDRAGYSRRVGLFSGVMLVIGGIIGSGIFLNPSIVAQRVHTPELTLGVWVLGGVVALIGAFVYGELGQRAPKAGGSYVYLRDAFGALPAFLNAWGLLLIIATGAIAAVAVAFASYTIALLGLPATARLPLAVGAIVLLSGINYIGVRLGTLTQNVFTLLKLVALAVLCGAGLLLAKVAPETAAGASTALPDSLGLAVGAALVPVLFSYGGWQQTNFVAEEMIDPERNLPRALLLGVIAVVTVYLLANLTYLRTLGAEGLAASSAPAADALGQLLGPGGRTFITAGIAVSTFGFLNLVILVSPRVYQAMAADGLFFPRLARLHPRYHTPTSAIVFQAAWAIVLTLSGTYGDLLDSVVFADWLVFGATAATLFVYRARERAGSVPRARYRVPGYPLTPLLFIAAAAYVVIGSIASNPANALKGALLLLAGVPVFFFWRHRTSGGKSAPRVRDGLHSAPP; translated from the coding sequence ATGGATGAACAACACGAAGCAGCGCCGCGCATCGTCGTGGAGGACCGAGCCGGGTATTCGCGACGTGTCGGGCTCTTCTCGGGCGTCATGCTCGTCATCGGCGGCATCATTGGCTCGGGCATCTTCCTCAACCCCTCCATCGTCGCGCAGCGGGTCCATACGCCGGAGCTCACCCTGGGGGTCTGGGTGCTCGGCGGAGTGGTGGCGCTGATTGGGGCCTTCGTCTACGGCGAGCTCGGTCAGCGCGCTCCGAAGGCGGGTGGCAGCTACGTCTACCTTCGCGACGCCTTCGGAGCGCTGCCGGCCTTCCTCAACGCGTGGGGCCTGCTGCTGATCATCGCCACCGGCGCGATCGCGGCGGTGGCGGTGGCCTTCGCGAGCTACACGATCGCGCTGCTCGGGCTGCCGGCCACGGCCCGGCTTCCGCTCGCGGTGGGCGCCATCGTCCTGCTCTCGGGCATCAACTACATCGGAGTGAGGCTCGGGACGCTCACCCAGAATGTGTTCACGCTGCTGAAGCTGGTGGCGCTCGCGGTGCTCTGCGGTGCCGGGCTGCTGCTGGCCAAGGTGGCGCCGGAGACAGCCGCCGGCGCTTCCACCGCCCTGCCCGACTCGCTCGGACTGGCCGTGGGCGCGGCACTGGTGCCCGTTCTCTTCAGCTACGGCGGCTGGCAACAGACCAACTTCGTGGCCGAGGAGATGATCGACCCCGAGCGCAACCTGCCTCGCGCGCTCCTGCTCGGCGTCATCGCCGTGGTGACGGTCTACCTCCTCGCCAACCTCACCTACCTGCGCACGCTCGGTGCGGAGGGGCTCGCGGCGAGCAGCGCGCCCGCGGCGGACGCGCTCGGACAGCTGCTCGGGCCCGGAGGCCGGACGTTCATCACGGCGGGCATCGCGGTGTCCACCTTCGGCTTCCTGAACCTGGTCATCCTCGTCTCGCCGCGCGTCTACCAGGCCATGGCGGCGGATGGACTCTTCTTCCCGCGGCTCGCCCGGTTGCATCCCCGCTACCACACCCCCACGTCCGCCATCGTGTTCCAGGCGGCCTGGGCCATCGTCCTCACCCTCTCCGGGACCTACGGCGACCTGCTCGACTCCGTCGTCTTCGCCGACTGGCTCGTCTTCGGCGCCACGGCGGCAACGCTCTTCGTCTATCGCGCACGCGAGCGTGCGGGCAGCGTGCCGCGAGCGCGATATCGGGTTCCCGGCTACCCCCTCACCCCGCTGCTCTTCATCGCGGCCGCCGCCTACGTCGTCATCGGCTCCATTGCGTCCAACCCCGCCAACGCGCTCAAGGGGGCACTGCTCCTGCTCGCCGGCGTCCCGGTCTTCTTCTTCTGGCGGCACCGCACGTCCGGGGGGAAGAGCGCGCCGCGGGTGAGGGACGGGTTACACTCCGCCCCACCATGA
- a CDS encoding TIGR02265 family protein → MHLGSEEEMQQRLASMPLHHTMRGLFFNSVLDVVRQLEDENAVTHCLESTGETRYLDFFSYPTSTYVRLLYTAANLLSTRYGGFEGALRAMGARTILKFLDSAAGKALQLVVEGNPQRLLNNIPVIHKMVMRGGECSMKWASPTGGRLTIERISAPAPFIEGALQAVFDATHVRGAKVASRQIGPLDVEFEVSWR, encoded by the coding sequence ATGCACCTTGGCTCCGAGGAGGAGATGCAACAGCGGCTGGCCTCCATGCCGCTTCACCACACCATGCGCGGGCTCTTCTTCAACTCCGTGCTGGACGTGGTGCGGCAGCTGGAGGACGAGAACGCCGTGACGCACTGTCTGGAGAGCACGGGAGAGACGAGGTACCTCGACTTCTTCAGCTACCCCACCAGCACGTATGTCCGGCTGCTCTACACGGCGGCGAATCTCCTGAGCACCCGATACGGAGGCTTCGAGGGCGCCCTGCGGGCGATGGGGGCGCGGACGATCCTGAAGTTCCTCGACTCCGCCGCGGGCAAGGCCCTCCAGCTGGTGGTCGAGGGCAATCCGCAACGGCTGCTCAACAACATCCCCGTGATCCACAAGATGGTGATGAGAGGCGGAGAGTGCTCGATGAAATGGGCGAGCCCCACGGGTGGGCGCCTCACCATCGAGCGCATCTCCGCCCCCGCCCCCTTCATCGAGGGCGCGCTGCAGGCGGTCTTCGACGCCACGCATGTCCGGGGCGCGAAGGTGGCCTCACGCCAGATCGGTCCCCTCGACGTCGAGTTCGAGGTGTCCTGGCGGTAG
- a CDS encoding class I SAM-dependent DNA methyltransferase, with product MPMTRERLANDIWRACDIMRRDNNCGGAMEYLEHLTWLLFLKFIDEPDPASSSSQRRSHRNSKLLIDGKYRWSAWTEKALGRKAADGVRRGSPMWNDDQLMSYLRNDLLPYLASLAGSPEHQVVAGIFNGRTVVLCASPQNLREVLSIIDGIHFENEDDIHTVSSVYEELLRKLGRENKLAGEFYTPRAIARFMVDVIEPRIGETVYDPACGTCGLLVEALEYMRKAARTPKDERRLQQQPTFFGNEKKPVPALLGLVHMLLRGATVPQIRRCNTLEQDSRTPSALFDVVLSNPPFGGTENIRVQQNFQLKANATELLFLEHIMNKLKRSGHARCALVVPEGTLFRGGAFARARQELLNNYDLFMVVSLPPGAFAPYSNVKTSLLFFERGGPTREVLYQRIEARPGQKGFNKNTPLSDEHFELARATWNGWASYRRGAHPRPAATGWCWIESYREIEARGFDLSSRKPEDRSQDEIPNVADLTARLLASTSDLHQLIQRLHKKLSARVGL from the coding sequence ATGCCAATGACGCGAGAGAGGCTCGCCAACGATATCTGGCGAGCCTGCGACATCATGCGTCGCGATAACAACTGCGGCGGCGCGATGGAGTACCTAGAGCACCTCACTTGGTTGCTCTTCCTGAAGTTCATTGACGAGCCTGACCCAGCGTCTAGCAGCAGCCAACGCAGGTCGCATAGGAACTCTAAATTATTGATCGACGGCAAGTATCGTTGGTCCGCCTGGACTGAGAAGGCGCTCGGCCGCAAAGCGGCGGACGGCGTACGTCGCGGGTCGCCAATGTGGAACGACGATCAACTCATGTCGTATCTGCGGAACGATCTTTTGCCCTACCTCGCCTCGCTCGCTGGTTCACCGGAACACCAAGTAGTTGCGGGCATCTTCAACGGTCGCACCGTCGTTCTCTGTGCGTCGCCCCAGAACCTCCGAGAGGTGCTTAGCATCATCGACGGCATACACTTTGAGAACGAGGACGATATCCACACCGTCTCAAGTGTGTACGAGGAACTGCTGCGGAAGCTCGGTCGGGAGAATAAACTCGCCGGAGAGTTCTATACGCCCCGTGCAATTGCGCGCTTTATGGTCGATGTCATCGAGCCGCGTATCGGGGAGACGGTCTACGATCCAGCGTGCGGAACTTGCGGGCTGCTCGTCGAGGCGCTTGAGTACATGCGTAAGGCTGCACGCACGCCCAAAGATGAGCGTCGGCTTCAACAACAGCCCACGTTTTTTGGAAATGAGAAGAAGCCGGTCCCAGCGTTGCTCGGCCTTGTCCACATGCTTCTTCGCGGCGCTACGGTCCCGCAGATCCGCCGCTGCAACACGCTTGAGCAGGATTCCAGGACGCCCTCTGCGCTGTTCGACGTGGTCCTCAGCAATCCCCCATTTGGCGGAACTGAGAACATTCGGGTCCAACAAAACTTCCAGCTAAAAGCAAATGCCACAGAACTCTTGTTCCTTGAACATATCATGAACAAGTTGAAGCGCTCCGGTCATGCTCGCTGCGCACTAGTCGTGCCCGAGGGGACTTTGTTCCGGGGCGGAGCCTTTGCCCGTGCAAGGCAAGAACTCCTGAACAATTACGACCTCTTCATGGTGGTGAGCCTCCCACCTGGTGCCTTCGCGCCCTACTCAAACGTGAAGACGAGTTTGCTTTTTTTTGAGCGCGGGGGTCCCACTCGCGAGGTTCTCTACCAGCGCATCGAAGCACGGCCTGGCCAGAAAGGGTTCAACAAGAACACTCCGCTCTCTGACGAGCACTTCGAACTCGCGCGTGCGACTTGGAATGGTTGGGCCTCATACCGCAGAGGTGCGCACCCGAGGCCTGCAGCCACTGGGTGGTGCTGGATCGAGAGCTATCGAGAGATTGAGGCGCGCGGCTTCGATTTGTCCTCTCGAAAGCCTGAGGATCGAAGCCAGGATGAAATCCCCAACGTTGCGGATCTGACTGCCCGTTTGCTCGCCAGCACCAGTGATCTCCACCAACTCATTCAACGGCTCCACAAGAAACTCAGCGCGAGGGTTGGGCTGTGA
- a CDS encoding sensor histidine kinase codes for MALATGSRSPDRPRARPRLWMVFAAVGLGALVIALLGMALVRVYDNQLIRQTESELIAQGTVVVSLYGELLREKVGTEDYGVTRLSSWPFATPADSNLQPILPSLRASDEALPAPEEPPVSAIPAEPRAREAGKRLSPLLAQVRRSTLAGIRVMDAQGVVVASSSMGLGTTLLARQEVQRALRGEPRSVLRRRLADPDDAPLASLSRDTGVRVTVVLPVLEGERVWGAVLLSRTPMTFAKALYADRWNLTATGLVLLGVVALMSLAATALVVRPVRALVRQTRAIAASAPEGFEPVARPVVEELAELSESLAGMATALRDRNQYIRSFAANVSHEFKTPLASIQGAVELLRDSADAMSPEQRERFLANIDADARRLTRLVQRLLELARADSLVARPSRTAVAPLLEALAERGRAQGLAVEVGAVPAGLVLGLPAEVLEDILWQLITNASQHGGEGVHVRLEADVEGEGRGRVVVRDDGKGISESNRARVFDAFFTTARERGGTGLGLTIAQSMLRAFGASLELLPAEGTGTAFAVVVATTAHPTPIPHRK; via the coding sequence ATGGCCTTGGCTACCGGCTCGCGCTCCCCTGACCGCCCGCGCGCCCGCCCGCGCCTGTGGATGGTCTTCGCCGCGGTGGGGCTGGGTGCCCTCGTCATCGCACTGCTCGGCATGGCGCTCGTCCGCGTCTACGACAACCAGCTCATCCGCCAGACGGAGTCCGAGCTCATCGCCCAGGGCACCGTGGTCGTCTCGCTGTACGGCGAGCTGCTGCGCGAGAAGGTCGGGACGGAGGACTATGGCGTGACCCGGCTGTCATCCTGGCCCTTCGCCACGCCCGCGGACTCGAACCTGCAGCCCATCCTTCCCTCGCTCCGGGCCTCGGACGAGGCGCTGCCCGCGCCGGAGGAGCCCCCCGTCTCCGCCATCCCCGCCGAGCCTCGTGCGCGCGAGGCTGGCAAGCGGCTCTCTCCGCTGCTCGCCCAGGTGCGGCGCTCCACGCTGGCGGGCATCCGCGTGATGGACGCCCAGGGGGTGGTGGTGGCCAGCAGCTCCATGGGGCTGGGGACCACGCTGCTGGCCCGGCAGGAGGTCCAGCGCGCCCTGCGCGGCGAGCCCCGCAGCGTCCTGCGCCGGCGCCTCGCCGATCCCGACGACGCACCGCTCGCCTCCTTGAGCCGCGACACCGGGGTGCGCGTCACGGTGGTGTTGCCGGTGCTCGAGGGCGAGCGCGTCTGGGGCGCGGTGCTGCTCTCCCGCACGCCCATGACGTTCGCCAAGGCCCTCTACGCGGACCGGTGGAACCTCACGGCCACCGGGCTGGTGCTGCTGGGCGTGGTGGCGTTGATGTCGCTGGCCGCGACGGCGCTGGTGGTGCGCCCGGTGAGGGCCCTGGTGCGGCAGACGCGGGCCATCGCCGCCAGTGCGCCCGAGGGCTTCGAGCCGGTGGCGCGCCCGGTGGTGGAGGAGCTCGCCGAGCTCTCCGAGTCCCTGGCCGGCATGGCCACGGCGCTGAGGGATCGCAACCAGTACATCCGCTCCTTCGCGGCCAACGTGTCGCACGAGTTCAAGACGCCGCTGGCCTCCATCCAGGGCGCGGTGGAGCTGCTGCGCGACAGCGCCGACGCCATGTCCCCCGAGCAGCGCGAGCGCTTCCTCGCCAACATCGACGCGGATGCCCGGCGGCTCACCCGGCTGGTGCAGCGGCTGCTGGAGCTGGCCCGCGCGGACTCGCTGGTGGCCCGTCCGTCGCGGACGGCGGTGGCCCCGTTGCTGGAGGCCCTGGCCGAGCGGGGCCGGGCTCAGGGGCTGGCCGTGGAGGTGGGGGCCGTGCCCGCGGGGCTCGTCCTGGGCCTGCCCGCCGAGGTGCTGGAGGACATCCTCTGGCAGCTCATCACCAACGCCTCCCAGCATGGGGGCGAGGGGGTGCACGTGCGGCTGGAGGCGGACGTGGAAGGGGAGGGGAGGGGACGGGTGGTGGTGCGCGACGATGGCAAGGGCATCTCCGAGTCCAACCGGGCCCGTGTCTTCGACGCCTTCTTCACCACGGCCCGCGAGCGGGGAGGCACGGGGCTCGGCCTGACGATCGCCCAGTCGATGCTGCGGGCCTTCGGGGCCAGCCTGGAGCTGTTGCCCGCAGAGGGGACGGGAACTGCGTTCGCGGTGGTAGTGGCGACCACAGCCCACCCGACACCAATACCTCATCGAAAGTAG
- a CDS encoding response regulator transcription factor: MTERSSILVVDDDPHLREVVGFALSQAGFHVEQASNGRAGLEQVRRSVPALIVLDIMMPEMDGLEMCREVRRAHEVPIVFLSSRDDEVDRILGLELGGDDYIAKPFSPRELVARIKAVLRRARATASPAASAPAPSPAQVLQRGPLRMDLDLWRAYWNGQEVVLTVTEFHLLTALLRAPGKAFTRDELMTRVYEDVVVSDRTIDSHVRHIRQKFASAGGEVIQTVHGLGYRLALP, from the coding sequence GTGACCGAACGTTCTTCCATCCTGGTGGTCGATGATGATCCGCACCTGCGCGAGGTGGTGGGCTTCGCCCTCTCGCAGGCGGGCTTCCACGTCGAGCAGGCCTCCAACGGACGTGCCGGCCTGGAGCAGGTGCGCCGCTCCGTGCCCGCGCTCATCGTCCTGGACATCATGATGCCCGAGATGGATGGGCTGGAGATGTGCCGCGAGGTCCGCCGCGCCCACGAGGTCCCCATCGTCTTCCTCTCCTCGCGCGATGACGAGGTGGACCGGATCCTCGGGCTGGAGCTGGGCGGTGATGACTACATCGCCAAGCCCTTCAGCCCGCGTGAGCTGGTGGCGCGCATCAAGGCCGTGCTGCGGCGGGCCCGTGCCACCGCGAGCCCCGCTGCCTCCGCGCCCGCTCCCTCGCCCGCCCAGGTGCTGCAACGCGGGCCCCTGCGGATGGACCTGGACCTGTGGCGCGCGTACTGGAACGGCCAGGAGGTGGTGCTCACCGTCACCGAGTTCCACCTGCTCACCGCGCTCCTGCGCGCGCCCGGCAAGGCCTTCACCCGCGACGAGCTGATGACGCGCGTCTACGAGGACGTGGTGGTGAGTGACCGCACCATCGACAGCCACGTGCGGCACATCCGGCAGAAGTTCGCCTCGGCCGGAGGCGAAGTCATCCAGACGGTGCATGGCCTTGGCTACCGGCTCGCGCTCCCCTGA
- a CDS encoding serine hydrolase gives MLSTALLVLLAATPSGTDTLRASLQERIAQVKGATVAVAYQHLGNPRDSLFLEADRSFHAASTMKVPVMIEFFRQADAGKLSVGQELTLANQFASIVDGSPYALDAKDDEDASLYERLGKPVPARELVERMITRSSNLATNTVIALVDAKRVTKTLRSLGARQMTVLRGVEDGKAYQKGLNNSATARDLATLMTAIEQGKAASPASTQAMRSILLAQELNLEIPAGLPPGTPVAHKTGQISGVLHDAAIVYPSGRPPYVLVVLTSGIPDEKVARSLIADLSRQVFAHATR, from the coding sequence ATGCTCTCCACCGCGCTCCTCGTCCTCCTCGCCGCGACGCCGTCTGGCACCGATACCCTCCGCGCCTCCCTCCAGGAGCGCATCGCCCAGGTGAAGGGGGCCACCGTGGCCGTCGCCTACCAACACCTCGGCAATCCCCGGGACTCGCTCTTCCTGGAGGCCGATCGTTCCTTCCATGCGGCCAGCACCATGAAGGTGCCGGTGATGATCGAGTTCTTCCGCCAGGCGGATGCCGGCAAGCTGTCCGTGGGCCAGGAGCTGACCCTGGCCAATCAGTTCGCCTCCATCGTGGATGGCTCGCCGTATGCCCTGGACGCCAAGGACGACGAGGATGCCTCCCTCTATGAGCGGCTCGGCAAGCCGGTGCCGGCGCGCGAGCTCGTCGAGCGGATGATCACCCGCTCCAGCAACCTGGCCACCAACACCGTCATCGCCCTGGTGGACGCGAAGCGTGTCACGAAGACGCTGCGCTCGCTCGGGGCCCGCCAGATGACCGTGCTGCGCGGCGTGGAGGATGGGAAGGCCTACCAGAAGGGCCTCAACAACTCCGCGACGGCGCGGGACCTCGCCACCCTGATGACCGCCATCGAGCAGGGGAAGGCGGCGTCACCCGCCTCCACGCAGGCCATGCGCTCCATCCTCCTGGCCCAGGAGCTGAACCTGGAGATCCCCGCGGGCCTGCCGCCGGGCACGCCCGTGGCGCACAAGACGGGGCAGATCTCCGGCGTCCTCCACGACGCCGCCATCGTCTATCCGTCCGGCCGTCCTCCCTACGTCCTCGTGGTGCTCACCAGCGGCATCCCGGACGAGAAGGTGGCCCGCTCGCTCATCGCGGACCTCTCCCGGCAGGTGTTCGCGCACGCGACGCGGTGA
- a CDS encoding restriction endonuclease subunit S, translating into MSDKGFESRESPGIGDAPLPAGWQWRTLGEVTEINPRRPPRLNLPGESLVSYLPMQGIDEVRGTIEAVEVRPFSAVAKGFTFFREGDVLFAKITPSMQNGKCAIATGLLDGIGFGSTEFHVLRPRQNVLPGWIHIYLRRLSFRREAMNHFQGAVGQQRVPEDFLRSVLIPVPGSLTVQRQLLERVSSYMTEIGEAREYLARIHADTARVLPAALAEIFGPAAAPRISQQRVVKQLHEVATLARGRFSARPRNDPKFFGGTMPWVQIQNLPGEFNKYIIDSMDTLNPEGVSVSRVFPKGTLVISIAATIGALGILNMEACFPDSLVGINPDTAQLDTGFLFWQLRYHRVELERNAPGATLRNINLRTLNELKIWLPSRSEQRSIDSYLDDLVTNLRHIHESYVVDKALLGQLEQSILERAIHGEL; encoded by the coding sequence GTGAGTGACAAGGGCTTCGAGAGCCGCGAGTCCCCGGGCATTGGGGATGCACCATTGCCCGCAGGCTGGCAGTGGCGCACGCTCGGGGAAGTCACCGAGATAAACCCGAGGCGGCCACCGCGCCTGAACCTTCCCGGCGAATCACTGGTGTCGTACCTTCCCATGCAGGGCATTGACGAGGTCCGCGGCACCATCGAAGCTGTTGAGGTGCGGCCGTTCTCGGCGGTTGCCAAGGGTTTCACTTTCTTTCGAGAGGGCGATGTCCTCTTCGCCAAGATCACTCCCTCAATGCAGAACGGGAAGTGCGCGATAGCCACCGGTCTGCTCGACGGGATCGGCTTCGGTTCCACCGAGTTCCATGTCCTCCGACCCAGGCAGAATGTTCTCCCCGGCTGGATCCACATCTACCTGAGGCGACTGTCGTTTCGGCGCGAAGCTATGAACCACTTTCAGGGTGCAGTGGGTCAGCAGCGTGTGCCGGAGGACTTCTTACGAAGTGTCCTCATCCCAGTTCCGGGCTCGCTCACGGTCCAGCGTCAATTACTTGAGCGCGTCTCATCCTACATGACCGAAATCGGTGAGGCTCGGGAGTACTTGGCCCGCATCCATGCCGATACGGCGCGCGTGCTTCCCGCAGCCCTTGCAGAGATATTTGGTCCCGCAGCGGCACCTCGCATTTCCCAGCAGCGAGTAGTCAAACAGCTCCATGAGGTCGCCACTCTCGCGCGAGGACGGTTCTCGGCAAGGCCAAGGAACGACCCAAAGTTCTTCGGTGGGACCATGCCATGGGTTCAGATTCAGAACCTGCCTGGCGAGTTCAACAAGTACATTATCGACTCCATGGATACGCTCAATCCAGAAGGTGTGTCCGTGAGTCGTGTGTTCCCCAAAGGGACTTTGGTAATTAGTATCGCCGCAACTATTGGGGCGCTCGGCATCCTCAATATGGAGGCTTGCTTCCCAGATAGTCTAGTCGGTATTAACCCGGACACGGCTCAGCTCGATACAGGCTTCTTGTTCTGGCAACTGCGCTACCACCGTGTAGAGCTGGAGCGAAATGCGCCCGGGGCCACCTTGCGTAACATCAACTTGCGGACCTTGAATGAGCTTAAGATTTGGTTGCCGTCACGCTCCGAACAGCGGTCAATTGACTCATACCTTGATGATCTCGTAACTAATTTGAGGCACATCCACGAATCGTATGTGGTCGACAAGGCGTTGTTGGGTCAGCTGGAGCAATCGATCTTGGAGCGAGCCATCCACGGAGAGCTCTAA
- a CDS encoding SPFH domain-containing protein — protein MSMNHEPVRNEYLDQVREQQQRLEVDLKARKAVMPMAQAQMAPRAARAFAAPPREIPGNAVDVRITGFWRWKTVVVPPNAYVVHTRRGHAQPLHIGLGVSFRFNPATDSFLVVPGAMQTILINAHCICRELQGLLVQGYVQWIIEDFATAYKKLDFTDAEDPMRVVNVQLREQAEAAIKDKVATMSIDAVLSDKQPIIEELTARLRHVAEGGGGGDKGLGLRIVTVQIKEAVVSSARLWESLQKPFRAERERVARLATLETEDAITHRELEVEQQRERTRLETDGELAMLRARKEAEAYDRDQAERLRRQQREEEDARKLAVERQQSALQGAELEKARLAVEAELAKQKQEAEAAQRKREALSAIELLDTQRAAANRQKRVELELLETRQRILNGLSSANLQARMVELLPSIAEKMPRPQELRSVTIGGGAGAQEGQALTTLVAQMMALVGAMRPEGEPSAPEQTEHR, from the coding sequence ATGTCAATGAACCACGAGCCGGTGAGGAACGAATACCTGGATCAGGTCCGCGAGCAGCAGCAGCGCCTCGAGGTGGACCTGAAGGCACGCAAGGCCGTGATGCCCATGGCCCAGGCCCAGATGGCGCCGAGAGCCGCCCGGGCCTTCGCCGCGCCCCCTCGCGAGATTCCGGGCAACGCCGTGGACGTGCGCATCACTGGCTTCTGGCGATGGAAGACGGTCGTGGTCCCGCCCAACGCCTACGTCGTGCACACCCGCCGGGGCCATGCCCAGCCCCTGCACATCGGCCTGGGCGTGTCCTTCCGTTTCAACCCTGCGACGGACTCGTTCCTGGTCGTGCCGGGGGCCATGCAGACCATCCTCATCAACGCGCACTGCATCTGCCGCGAGCTGCAGGGGCTGCTGGTGCAGGGCTACGTGCAGTGGATCATCGAGGACTTCGCCACCGCGTACAAGAAGCTCGACTTCACGGACGCCGAGGACCCGATGCGGGTGGTGAACGTGCAACTGCGCGAGCAGGCCGAGGCCGCCATCAAGGACAAGGTGGCCACCATGAGCATCGACGCGGTGCTCTCGGACAAGCAGCCGATCATCGAGGAGCTCACGGCGCGCCTGCGCCATGTGGCCGAGGGCGGCGGCGGTGGCGACAAGGGCCTGGGGCTGCGCATCGTCACGGTGCAGATCAAGGAGGCGGTGGTGAGCTCGGCGAGGCTCTGGGAGAGCCTGCAGAAGCCCTTCCGGGCCGAGCGCGAGCGCGTGGCGCGGCTGGCCACGCTGGAGACGGAGGATGCCATCACCCACCGGGAGCTGGAGGTGGAGCAGCAGCGCGAGCGGACGCGGCTGGAGACCGATGGCGAGCTGGCGATGCTGCGCGCGCGCAAGGAGGCCGAGGCGTACGACCGCGATCAGGCCGAGCGGCTGCGGCGCCAGCAGCGCGAGGAGGAGGATGCCCGGAAGCTGGCCGTCGAGCGGCAGCAGTCCGCGCTCCAGGGCGCCGAGTTGGAGAAGGCGCGCCTGGCGGTGGAAGCGGAGCTGGCGAAGCAGAAGCAGGAGGCCGAGGCCGCTCAACGCAAGCGCGAGGCCCTCTCGGCCATCGAGCTGCTCGACACGCAGCGGGCCGCAGCCAACCGGCAGAAGCGGGTGGAGCTGGAGTTGCTGGAGACCCGCCAGCGCATCCTCAACGGGCTCAGCTCGGCCAACCTCCAGGCGCGGATGGTGGAGCTGCTGCCGTCCATCGCCGAGAAGATGCCTCGGCCCCAGGAGCTGCGCTCCGTCACCATCGGCGGAGGCGCGGGAGCCCAGGAAGGCCAGGCACTCACCACCCTGGTGGCGCAGATGATGGCCCTGGTGGGGGCCATGCGGCCCGAGGGAGAACCGTCCGCCCCCGAGCAGACGGAGCACCGGTAG